The Shewanella japonica genome has a window encoding:
- a CDS encoding rod shape-determining protein: MFTFIRSLFSHDLLFELSENKLSIKAFSSDLSYEDEPYIAIENTKKGEVIKAIGKEAKSLSGSNIRVLNPFKHNRSFVADFMCAEKILQHGMYTLHKSKIKPSPRVIVHQLEKTDGGLTDIEERVLRELALGAGAREVVIYLGSKINTNIEDFDKVKSRVSAT, from the coding sequence TTGTTTACATTTATAAGAAGCCTTTTCTCGCATGATTTACTTTTTGAATTAAGTGAAAACAAACTTTCTATTAAAGCTTTCTCTTCTGATTTGTCGTATGAAGATGAACCTTATATAGCAATAGAAAACACTAAAAAAGGTGAAGTAATAAAAGCAATTGGAAAGGAAGCCAAATCCCTTTCAGGCTCGAACATTAGAGTGCTTAACCCTTTTAAACACAATCGATCATTTGTCGCCGACTTTATGTGTGCTGAGAAAATACTGCAGCATGGGATGTACACTTTGCATAAATCTAAAATCAAACCTTCGCCTCGAGTCATAGTTCATCAATTGGAGAAAACCGACGGCGGTCTAACTGATATAGAAGAAAGAGTTTTACGAGAGCTAGCACTTGGGGCTGGAGCTCGTGAAGTAGTTATATATTTAGGTTCTAAAATTAACACTAATATTGAAGACTTTGATAAAGTAAAATCAAGAGTATCAGCCACTTAA
- a CDS encoding TonB family protein produces the protein MMIELVLASTLVSFVNTEMYEVDSCIGEQFALIEVVNPQWPIHSERFSGVGYVDFRVTVNSEGKVVEHQITRSQPRRIFDKQSLRALKKWKFDSSKHEERCFDVTFKYDSDKFE, from the coding sequence ATGATGATCGAATTAGTTTTAGCCTCAACCTTAGTGTCATTTGTTAATACCGAAATGTATGAGGTAGATTCGTGCATAGGTGAACAATTCGCGTTAATTGAAGTTGTAAACCCTCAGTGGCCGATACATTCCGAAAGATTTTCAGGTGTCGGTTACGTTGACTTTAGGGTAACAGTGAATAGCGAAGGCAAGGTTGTAGAGCACCAAATTACTCGTTCTCAGCCAAGACGAATTTTTGATAAGCAATCACTTCGCGCATTAAAGAAATGGAAATTTGATTCATCAAAGCATGAAGAACGCTGCTTTGATGTAACTTTTAAATACGATTCGGACAAATTTGAGTAA
- a CDS encoding IS110 family transposase yields the protein MNSKTNQNINIGVDTGKFQLDIYIRPLDIFFNVKNDEKGIKEAVNLIKKHHPERIVIEATGRLEMPFIMACAEANLPFVIANPIHIKRFAGAIGQKAKTDRLDAQLIAHYGDAIKPKLSTLKPDIMQAMSDLVSRRNQIMAMQTMEKNRLQILPKEVAMTIKPILTVFRNQIEKIEAKIVKLIESNPDYQAKNIILQSMKGIGKIAAASIISNLPELGYINNKEASSLVGVAPMNKESGRFKGQRKIQGGRHQVRTVLYMAMMSAIQSNPVFKETYQRLVEAGKPKKVAIIACIRKMVVTLNSMLRDGVMWEAPKA from the coding sequence ATGAATTCAAAAACTAATCAAAACATTAACATCGGTGTCGATACGGGTAAGTTTCAGCTCGATATTTATATCCGACCACTCGATATCTTTTTCAACGTCAAAAACGATGAGAAAGGCATTAAAGAAGCTGTTAACCTCATCAAGAAACACCATCCTGAACGTATCGTTATTGAAGCAACAGGTCGCTTAGAAATGCCATTTATCATGGCCTGCGCTGAAGCAAATCTGCCCTTCGTTATTGCGAACCCAATACATATAAAACGATTTGCTGGTGCCATTGGTCAAAAAGCTAAAACAGACAGGCTAGATGCGCAGCTCATCGCTCATTATGGAGATGCGATTAAGCCTAAGCTATCTACTTTAAAGCCTGACATCATGCAGGCTATGAGCGATTTAGTCTCAAGACGCAATCAAATTATGGCAATGCAAACGATGGAGAAGAACAGGCTGCAAATTCTGCCGAAAGAGGTTGCGATGACCATCAAACCTATCTTAACTGTATTTAGAAATCAGATAGAAAAGATAGAAGCAAAAATAGTTAAACTCATCGAGTCCAACCCCGACTACCAAGCCAAAAATATCATTCTACAAAGCATGAAAGGAATAGGTAAAATCGCCGCTGCTTCAATCATCAGTAACCTGCCTGAACTTGGATATATTAATAATAAAGAAGCGAGTTCATTAGTTGGTGTTGCACCAATGAATAAAGAAAGTGGTCGCTTCAAAGGCCAACGAAAAATTCAAGGTGGACGGCATCAGGTCAGGACTGTTTTGTATATGGCAATGATGTCAGCCATACAATCAAACCCTGTTTTTAAAGAAACTTACCAACGTTTAGTCGAAGCCGGAAAACCAAAGAAAGTAGCTATTATTGCCTGTATTAGAAAGATGGTCGTGACGCTTAATTCAATGCTAAGAGATGGTGTGATGTGGGAAGCGCCAAAAGCTTGA
- a CDS encoding DUF2059 domain-containing protein, which produces MRKLIFFLLVISQSSFAVNSDQAKQAAKSIFEKSSSAYTKESLTKVFTSGGYTEKESSEYATKLLKLFNSDEFIGKIQDIYIKHFTADELVQIAEILDHPAYAKFLKLRPVIQQEMSAEINKITSNIK; this is translated from the coding sequence ATGCGTAAGCTCATATTCTTTTTATTAGTCATTTCTCAAAGCTCTTTTGCTGTTAATTCCGATCAAGCAAAACAGGCTGCCAAAAGCATATTTGAAAAATCTTCTTCCGCTTATACAAAGGAATCGCTAACCAAAGTGTTTACTTCTGGCGGTTATACAGAGAAAGAATCGAGTGAATATGCTACCAAATTATTAAAGCTTTTTAATTCAGATGAATTTATAGGTAAGATTCAAGATATATACATTAAGCATTTTACTGCAGACGAATTAGTGCAAATTGCTGAAATATTAGACCACCCAGCTTACGCTAAGTTCTTAAAGTTAAGGCCAGTAATACAGCAAGAAATGTCTGCCGAGATAAATAAAATAACTAGCAATATCAAGTAA
- a CDS encoding DUF4238 domain-containing protein, protein MGRQAGHHYIPASYLAGFTEGETKESIFWSIPIDNKKPFQTSPIKSCKKRDYYTIEHENSLLVEHWYANEIEPKIKQALEYISLHKTLPPKDEMQYLLLLAATLYLRTPSSRSTREAPLKRTQEIVDSIDKDVNISNRDAFKFNQTDLITSELKLISTVMECLSNKYYCLLISDDPNTNFITSDCPFLLMHPNSKVQYYGLNTKDIELSIPISKNAVLVGRNEEMKEGVFEANKKFVAAFNSNLITFTDKFFYSNQSKFYLLDDNGAPIVWDINNFERSNAL, encoded by the coding sequence ATGGGTCGGCAAGCAGGTCATCATTATATTCCAGCCTCATATTTAGCAGGGTTTACTGAAGGTGAAACTAAAGAATCGATTTTTTGGTCGATACCTATAGATAACAAAAAACCTTTTCAAACTAGTCCAATTAAAAGCTGCAAGAAACGAGACTACTATACAATAGAACACGAAAACTCATTGCTCGTTGAGCACTGGTATGCGAACGAAATTGAACCCAAAATAAAGCAAGCATTAGAGTATATTTCTCTCCATAAAACACTCCCTCCAAAAGATGAAATGCAATATTTACTTCTTTTAGCCGCGACTCTTTATCTTCGAACACCATCTAGTAGATCAACTAGAGAAGCACCGTTAAAACGTACTCAGGAAATTGTTGATAGCATCGACAAAGATGTGAATATTTCTAATCGCGATGCATTCAAATTTAATCAAACTGATTTAATAACATCAGAGTTAAAATTAATAAGCACAGTTATGGAGTGTTTGAGCAATAAGTATTATTGTTTATTAATCTCTGATGATCCTAATACAAATTTTATTACATCAGACTGTCCTTTTTTACTAATGCACCCAAACAGCAAGGTTCAATATTATGGTTTAAACACTAAAGATATTGAGTTATCTATTCCTATAAGTAAAAATGCGGTGTTGGTTGGGCGTAATGAAGAAATGAAAGAAGGTGTATTTGAAGCTAACAAAAAGTTTGTTGCTGCATTTAACTCTAATTTGATTACCTTTACAGATAAGTTTTTTTATTCCAATCAATCTAAGTTTTATCTTTTAGACGATAATGGTGCGCCTATAGTTTGGGATATAAATAATTTTGAACGTAGCAATGCGCTATAA
- a CDS encoding integron integrase has protein sequence MKKPTFIEAIREQIRVRHYSLQTEKSYLYWARYFIRYTQIKNARELAPSHIESFLYYLSNQRGVSASTQKQALCALVFVFKHVLEVNTDNLNFPYAKAPGRIPQVLDAQQAKLIINLMNGQYKMIASILYGSGLRLNEALSLRVKDIDFTHRTIFVFRGKGQKDRVCLLPDCTVDSLEEQIEKVKGIHHKDIKAGLGFTSLPPSLFRKYRQSINQFHWQYIFPASRLCVHPIDGYICRHHIHPSAFGRALRIATTQAQVAKRVTAHTFRHSFATQLLQHGADIRTVQEQLGHKDLKTTQLYTHAAGINQTGIVSPMDR, from the coding sequence ATGAAGAAGCCAACTTTTATTGAAGCTATCAGAGAACAAATTAGGGTTCGCCATTATAGTTTGCAAACCGAGAAATCTTATCTCTACTGGGCGCGCTATTTCATCCGATATACCCAAATCAAAAATGCACGCGAATTAGCGCCCTCTCATATTGAGTCCTTCCTGTACTATTTAAGCAACCAACGTGGGGTTAGTGCTAGTACACAAAAACAAGCATTGTGTGCACTTGTGTTCGTATTTAAGCATGTTCTTGAAGTTAATACTGATAACCTCAATTTTCCTTATGCGAAAGCCCCTGGCCGTATCCCTCAAGTATTAGATGCTCAACAAGCCAAGCTCATCATTAACCTAATGAATGGTCAGTACAAAATGATAGCAAGCATCCTATACGGTAGTGGACTTAGGCTTAATGAAGCACTCAGTTTAAGAGTGAAAGATATTGATTTCACTCACCGTACAATTTTTGTTTTTAGAGGCAAGGGGCAAAAGGATCGAGTCTGCTTATTACCAGACTGCACTGTTGATAGTCTTGAGGAGCAAATTGAAAAAGTAAAAGGAATACATCATAAAGATATTAAAGCTGGTTTAGGCTTCACTTCATTGCCACCCTCACTGTTTAGAAAGTATCGGCAAAGCATTAATCAGTTTCACTGGCAGTATATATTCCCAGCTTCCCGCCTATGTGTTCACCCTATTGATGGCTATATTTGCCGTCATCATATTCATCCGTCTGCATTTGGCCGTGCATTAAGAATTGCAACAACACAGGCACAAGTAGCTAAACGAGTCACTGCACATACTTTCAGGCATTCGTTTGCAACTCAACTGCTACAACACGGAGCAGATATAAGAACCGTACAAGAGCAGCTTGGACATAAGGATCTTAAAACAACTCAGCTTTATACCCATGCGGCGGGTATCAACCAAACAGGTATAGTCAGCCCAATGGACAGATAA
- the rluB gene encoding 23S rRNA pseudouridine(2605) synthase RluB: MSEKLQKVLARAGHGSRREMEAWIAAGRISVDGEIASLGDRVEADAKIRIDGRAIVIKTEDDIICRVLAYHKPEGEICSRKDPEGRPTVFDRLPKIRDSRWVAVGRLDINTSGLLLFTSDGELANRLMHPSNEVDREYAVRTFGDVPEAAVQRLRKGVTLEDGPANFDSIKPAGGEGLNKWWHVTLKEGRNREVRRLWESQEVQVSRLIRVRYGMVELPKALPRGGWTELDMEQVNYLRQLAGLEPETRTLLGTDKHSVARAKVKGAKIRRAVRKHKTTAARPKSTRQRS, from the coding sequence ATGAGCGAAAAATTGCAGAAAGTCTTGGCCCGTGCAGGCCATGGCTCCCGTCGTGAGATGGAGGCATGGATTGCTGCAGGCCGTATTAGTGTAGACGGAGAAATTGCCAGTTTAGGTGATCGCGTTGAAGCAGATGCTAAAATACGCATTGATGGCCGTGCCATCGTTATCAAAACTGAAGATGATATTATTTGTCGCGTGTTGGCTTACCATAAGCCAGAAGGCGAGATTTGTAGTCGAAAAGATCCAGAAGGTAGACCAACCGTCTTTGATCGTTTACCTAAAATACGTGATTCACGTTGGGTTGCTGTAGGGCGTTTGGATATCAATACCTCAGGTCTATTATTATTCACATCTGATGGTGAATTAGCTAACCGTCTAATGCACCCTTCAAATGAAGTCGACCGTGAATATGCAGTGCGTACCTTTGGCGATGTGCCAGAAGCCGCTGTGCAGCGTCTTCGTAAAGGGGTGACTCTTGAAGATGGGCCAGCAAACTTTGATAGTATCAAACCTGCTGGTGGTGAAGGACTCAATAAATGGTGGCATGTGACTCTTAAAGAGGGGCGCAACCGTGAAGTCCGTCGTTTATGGGAATCTCAAGAGGTTCAGGTAAGCCGACTTATTCGTGTTCGTTATGGCATGGTTGAGTTACCAAAAGCCTTACCACGTGGTGGTTGGACAGAGCTGGATATGGAACAGGTTAACTACTTACGCCAGCTTGCGGGATTAGAGCCAGAAACACGTACTTTATTAGGCACTGATAAGCACAGTGTTGCACGTGCTAAAGTTAAAGGCGCGAAAATTCGCCGAGCAGTACGAAAGCACAAAACAACTGCTGCGCGTCCTAAATCGACTCGTCAACGTAGTTAA
- the scpB gene encoding SMC-Scp complex subunit ScpB — MQINDIQLKQLIEASLFVMGKPLSIKAIKETVLVKFDVSRVRIKSCLDELQQDYQERGVQLVEVASGYRFQTQELLSEFLQPLWQEKSPKYSRATLETLAVIAYKQPVTRGDIEHVRGVAVSSHIIKSLADRHWVKTVGHKEVPGRPALYATTTEFLSYFGLKTLADLPSLTDDESLQALFEKVSLAPQQTEESN; from the coding sequence ATGCAAATAAATGACATTCAATTAAAACAATTAATCGAAGCCAGTTTGTTTGTGATGGGTAAACCGTTAAGTATTAAAGCGATTAAAGAAACCGTTTTAGTCAAATTTGATGTATCACGAGTCAGAATTAAAAGCTGTCTTGATGAGTTACAGCAAGATTATCAAGAGCGTGGGGTACAACTGGTTGAAGTTGCCAGTGGTTATCGCTTTCAAACCCAAGAGTTGTTGAGTGAATTCTTACAACCTTTGTGGCAAGAGAAATCCCCTAAATACTCACGTGCGACGTTAGAAACCCTAGCGGTGATTGCTTATAAGCAGCCAGTAACGCGCGGTGATATTGAACATGTAAGAGGTGTGGCCGTCAGCAGCCACATAATAAAGAGTTTAGCTGATAGACATTGGGTAAAAACCGTTGGCCATAAAGAAGTGCCAGGGCGACCTGCATTATATGCAACCACGACAGAGTTTTTATCTTATTTTGGCTTAAAAACCTTAGCAGACTTACCGTCGCTAACGGATGATGAGTCATTGCAGGCGTTGTTTGAAAAGGTTTCATTAGCGCCACAACAAACAGAAGAGTCGAACTAG
- a CDS encoding segregation and condensation protein A, which yields MQGIQKSLPLAIVRGEAIDAMPTDLFIPPEALEVFLETFEGPLDLLLYLIRKQKLDVVDLPIEKITTQYLVYIDILTEARIELAADYLVMAATLAEIKSRLLLPKVATTEEDEEDPRVVLIRQLKAYEVIKQAAADLDGLPRLERDVFLAQAKTAPNIKPVIMPPEVSLVDIAQAFSEVLKRIDANEHHHVKREALSTRERMSQILAKLSTEHFVPFTDLFDVSEGKAGVVVSFLALMELVKELLVDLVQNEPLAPIYVKAF from the coding sequence ATGCAGGGGATACAAAAAAGTTTACCTCTTGCGATTGTACGCGGCGAAGCAATAGATGCAATGCCGACCGATTTGTTTATTCCGCCAGAAGCACTGGAAGTGTTTTTGGAGACCTTTGAAGGTCCTCTCGATTTATTATTGTACTTAATTCGCAAGCAAAAACTGGATGTTGTTGACCTGCCAATTGAAAAAATTACGACTCAATATTTAGTTTATATTGATATTTTGACTGAAGCACGCATAGAGCTCGCAGCTGATTATTTAGTTATGGCAGCAACCTTGGCAGAAATTAAGTCTCGACTCCTGTTACCTAAAGTCGCGACCACAGAGGAAGATGAAGAAGATCCTCGCGTGGTACTTATCCGCCAACTTAAAGCTTATGAAGTGATAAAGCAGGCAGCTGCTGACTTAGACGGTTTGCCGCGATTGGAACGAGATGTGTTTTTAGCACAAGCTAAAACAGCACCGAATATCAAGCCAGTCATCATGCCGCCAGAAGTATCGCTAGTTGACATTGCTCAAGCGTTTTCTGAAGTGTTAAAACGCATTGATGCGAACGAGCATCATCATGTTAAGCGTGAAGCATTATCGACACGCGAGAGAATGAGCCAAATATTAGCTAAACTTTCAACAGAACATTTTGTGCCATTTACTGATTTATTTGATGTCAGTGAAGGAAAGGCTGGTGTGGTAGTGAGTTTTTTAGCGTTAATGGAATTAGTCAAAGAGTTGTTGGTTGATTTAGTGCAAAACGAACCGTTAGCACCGATTTACGTTAAAGCGTTTTAA
- a CDS encoding L-threonylcarbamoyladenylate synthase: MSQFFYIHDENPQARLISQAVNILKQGGVIVYPTDSGYALGCMIGEKDAMTRMVRIRKIENDNNFSLMCRDLSELANFARVDNQAYRLLKSCTPGPYTFIFKASKEVPRRLQCDKKKTIGIRVPNNLIALALLEALEAPIMSTSLVMPDEEFAESDPEHIRDILEHSVDAIIHGGYLAENQTTVIDMSEGDIDIIREGAGDTSLFE; the protein is encoded by the coding sequence ATGAGCCAATTTTTTTATATACATGACGAAAACCCGCAAGCAAGATTAATTAGCCAAGCGGTGAACATTTTAAAGCAAGGTGGGGTAATTGTTTACCCGACAGATTCAGGTTATGCACTGGGTTGTATGATTGGCGAAAAAGATGCCATGACCCGTATGGTGCGTATTCGTAAAATTGAAAATGATAATAACTTCTCACTAATGTGCCGAGATTTATCTGAATTGGCTAATTTTGCTCGTGTGGACAATCAAGCTTACCGATTACTGAAAAGCTGCACGCCAGGTCCATATACCTTTATCTTCAAAGCGAGTAAGGAAGTGCCGCGCCGTTTACAGTGCGATAAAAAGAAAACCATTGGTATTCGTGTGCCAAATAACTTAATTGCCTTGGCTTTATTAGAGGCGCTTGAAGCACCAATTATGTCGACCAGTTTAGTGATGCCTGATGAAGAGTTTGCAGAGTCAGATCCTGAACATATCCGAGATATATTAGAACACAGCGTAGACGCAATTATTCATGGTGGTTATTTAGCTGAAAACCAAACCACCGTGATTGATATGTCAGAAGGTGACATTGATATTATCCGTGAAGGTGCGGGTGATACGAGTTTATTTGAGTAA